The Nitratidesulfovibrio sp. genome includes the window CGCAGGGAGTGCATACCGGGGCTGGGGGCGGGGGTGTCGGATGTTTCGTCCGATGGCCTCGGTCCCGCTGCCGGAGCGGACGTGCCTGTTCCGCCAGCACCCTCCGCGCGTGCTGTCTCGCCAGCGTCGCCCGTCTCGCCGGTTTTGCCGGTTTCACCTGATGTGGCCCGCCCGTCTCGTTCTTTGCGTTCGGTCCGCTCGGCCTTTCCGTCGGGCTCTGTCAGGGCCGCGTGGGTGCGGCGCAGAAAGTCCGGGGCCAGGTAATCGTCCGGGTCGCAGAACAGCAGAAAGGGGCTGCGCGCCGCCTGTGCCCCGGCATTGCGCACCGGGCCCGGCTTGCCCACGCGCGGCAGGGCCAGCACGCGGAACGCCGCCCACGGGCCATCGGCCTGCCAGCGGCGGGCGCGCTCGCGCGAATCGTCACTGCTGGCATCGTCCACGAAAACCACTTCCACCGCGTCGGGCGGAAAGGTCTGTGCGGCCAGCGTGCCGAAAAAGCGGTCGAGAAATCGGCCGTAGTTGTGGTTGGTCACCACCACGGATATGCGCGGCGCGTGCATGACGCTGCCCCCTGGGTTGCCCCGGTGTTCCCTTGTCGTTTGTCGTCGCCTTTCGAAAGGCGTGGCGCGCAGGGCGTCCGCTGGTCTTTTCGGTGCGCTGGCGCAAAGGTTTAGCGCCCCCGGCGTAAAAAACCGGGGGCGCTGAAGGGGCGAGGACATTGAGGTCGGGGGCCGGGCCGGGGAAGGCCGGGGCAAGGTGGGCGGTGCCGCCGTGCCGCAAGGGATGGGGACGCCGTGCGCCGAACGGGTCAGCTGACAGGTCAGTGGACGGTTCGGGCCGGTTCGGGCCGGTTCGGGACGGCTCAGGCCGGATCAGGGGCCGGATCTGGGGACGGATCAGCGGGTGGCGATGGCCGCGCCAGTGCCCACCATCACCGCACCGGCGCCGCGGTGCAGCAGCCGGGTGGCGCGCGGGGTGGACAGCATGCGCCGGGCGCGCGCGGCCATCACCGCGTAGCCGCCCAGCACACAACCCACCACGGCCACGGTGGTGGCCGCAACCAGCGCGGCGCCCGTGGCGTCCAGGGTGCGCAGGTCCACGAAGGTGGGCAGAAAGCCCACGTAGAACACGATGACCTTGGGGTTGCCCAGGGTGAGGGCCAGGCCCCCGCAGACGGTGCGCAGCAGGCGCAACGGTGTTGGCGTGGGCAGCGGCGCGATGCCGGTATGGCTTGTTGCGTCGTCGGACGCCGCCCCTTCGGGCACGGCCATGGGCCGGGCCGTGCCCGCGCCGCGCCACAGGCCGATGCCCAGCCAGATCAGGTAGGCCGCGCCGCCAAGGCGTACCACCAGGAACAGGTCGCCCATGCTTTCCGCAAGCACGGTCAGCCCGGCCATGGCCAGCAGCAGAAAGATCAGGTCGCCGCAGATGATGCCCGCCGTAAGGGCCAGCGCCGTGGGCAGGCCGCGCCCCAGCGCGGCGGACAGCACGGCGAACACGCCGGGACCGGGAGTGATGGCCAGGATGAACAGGGCAACGGCCAGGGCTGCAAGGGAATGGATGGTCATGGAAGTCTCCGGGCAGGCCCCTGTGGAGAGGTAGCGGGGGGAGCCGTTGGGCCACAGGGCGGCGGGGCGAGGCCGCCCGGCGCATTTTTGCCAGACGCGTTTGTACATTTATGGATGCACCGGGGTGGGCTGCCCCGCAGGGGCTGCGTGTGCCGCCGGATGCCCGTCCTGCATAGCCCCGCGCGGTACGCCAGGCAAGTGGTGTGCGGCGCGGCGGCCTGCCGACATCGCGTTGCCCCTCGACAAGGCAGGGTTCCTGCCGCTACGGTGCGCCTTGCCGTCCGACCGTTTCACGCTTTCGTGAACCGGTCCCGTTCCGCTCACGCTGTTGCGCGCACCCCGCGCGGAGACGCCATGTCAGCCACACCTTCCGCCACACCGCCCGCAGCGCATGCCGCAGCCACCTCCGGTTCCGGTACGCCCGCATCCCCCCTTGCGCCCGCATCAGGTGACGACATGGAGCACGTCCGCCGGTTCATCGCCGAGCGCGACATGTTCGCCAGACATCTGGGCATAGAGATCACCGAGGTCGCGCGCGGCTATGCCCGCGCCGTCATGCCCATGGATGCGCACCATCGCAACGGCGTGGGCATGGCCCACGGCGGGGCCATCTTTGCCGTGGCCGACTTGGCCTTTGCCGTGGCCTGCAACACGCGCGGCAGGGTCAGCGTGAACCTGAACACCTCCATCTCGTTCCTGGCGCCCGGCAAGTGCGGGCCGCTGACGGCAGAGGCGCGCGAAATAAGTGCCGCCAGACGGGTGGCCACCTACGAGATCCGCATCACCGACGGCGAGGGCACGCTCATCGCCATCTGTCAGGCCACCGCCTACAGCAAGGATCAGCCGGTGCCCGGCATGGCCAGTGCCGGGGAATCCCGGAGCGCGGACTAGCCGCGCCATTCACAACAGGGCACAACAGGCCGCAACAGGCCGCAACAGGGAAGCCGCAACGCCCGCCCCGTCGGAAGACGCACGCATGAAACTACGAATGGAATGCATCTTTCGCGACAGGGTGGGCATCGTCTCCGACCTGTCCTCGCTGCTGGCCGGGCAGGCACTGTCCATCGTCTCCATGGAAGTGGAGCGCCGCCCCGGCAGCCCGGCAACCGCGCTCGCCACGGACTCGGCCCCCGCCCCATCCCCCGGCCCATCTTCCGCCCTATCCGCTGGCCCGTCCCCCGGCATGGACCGCGCCTTCGTGTATCTGGAGGCGGACAGCTCGCGCGACGTGGACCGCGCCGCCCTGTTCGAGACGCTGGGGCGCATTCCCGACCTGCTGGAATTCCGCATCGTGGAGACCCTGCCCGCCGAGGAACGCGCCAACCGTTTTCTGGTGCTGCTGGACAACCTGCGCGACGGGGTGCTGTCCATCGACGCGGAGGGGCGGGTGACCTCCATCAACAAGGTGGCCCGCGAGGCTTACGGGTGTACCGGCACGCCGGGTGCACCCGCCTCCCCCGCCTCCCCCACCTCCCCCACTGGCCCCACTGGCGCGGGCACCACGGGCACGTCCCCAGCCGCAGACCTGTCCGGCTTGCCGCTGGACGCGCTGGGCCTGCCCGACCGGGGCATCCTGGACTGTCTGTCCGGGCGCGAACTGGTGGACGCCAAGCGCGAGGTGGCCACCCCCGGTGGCGGGCGGTTGCAATTCTTCGTCACCCGCAGGCCCATCCGCGATGGCGAGGGGCGCATCATCGGCGCGGTGGAAGTGGCCCGCGACATGCGCGAAATCCGCAAGCTGGCCCGCTCCATCACGGAGCCTGCGCAGGTGACCTTCGGCGACATCGTGGGCCAGCACCCGGCCATCGGGTTTGCCATTTCCTTTGCCCGGCGCGTGGCCACCACAGATTCCATCATCGCCATCCGGGGGGAGAGCGGCACCGGCAAGGAACTGTTCGCGCGGGCCATCCACACCGCAAGCATGCGGCAGGGGCCGTTCGTGCCGGTGAACTGCGCGGCCCTGCCGGAACAGCTGCTGGAAAGCGAACTGTTCGGCTACGAGGCCGGGGCCTTTACCGGCGGTCGGCGCGAGGGCAAGCCCGGCCTGTTCGAGACGGCGCGCGGCGGCACGGTGCTGCTGGACGAGATAGGCGACATGCCGCTGGCTTCGCAGGCCAAGATGTTGCGGGTAATGCAGGAAGGCAGCGTGCGCCGGGTTGGCGGCACGGCCGAGGTGCCCGTGGACGTGCGCATCATCACCGCCACCAACCGCACGTTGGAACGGCTGGTGGAGGAAGGGCGCTTTCGGCAGGACCTGTACTACCGCATCAATGTGCTGCCCATCCACATTCCGCCCCTGAAGGAACGGCCCGAGGACATCACCGTGCTGGCCGAGCATTTTCTGCTGGGGCTGGCCGCCCGGCTGGGCGGACCGGTGCGCAGCCTGTCGCCGGGGGCGCTGGCGCGGCTTGCGGGCCACCACTGGCCGGGCAACGTGCGCGAGTTGAAGAACGTGGTGGAACGCGCGGCCATCCTGTGCCCGGACGAGGTGGTGGGGGCGCGGTTCATCCTGTTCGCCCACGAACTGGAAGGCGGGCTGTTCGGCGAGTCGGCCCGGCTGGCCGATGGCGTGGCAGACACCGTGGCCGACGCGGCGGCCCTGGCCTCGGGCCACGAGCACCATGGCGGCGGCGAAGGGCGGCTCAAGGACATGATTGCCGTTTTTGAAAAACGGATCATCGTCGATGCCGTGGCTGCTGCGGGCAGTGTGCGCAAGGCAGCAAGAAAGCTGGGTATTTCTCACACGGCCTTGCTCGACAAGCTGCGGCGGCACGGCGTGAAGCCGGTCTGAAAATCTTCCAGTGGTCTGAAAATATTCCGCCTGCCCTGCGGCATTATCTCGGGTTTTATGCCTTGTTTACTTGAACAGTGGTCTGATTTATTTCCACTTTGCGCATGATCCCTTGCTGTGCCGCTTCCATTCCCCGCTGCTCTCCGCTCCGTCCCCTCCTCCTTGTGCTTCCGCAACTCACTGGTCCGATTTGCGTTTTTGTGACTCGTTCGGGAATTGCGGCGTTTCGCCCGATTTTCCGGCAAGTTGGCAAGGTGTTTGCTGTAGGAACGATGCGCCCGCGCGGGCGCACCCTGTCCGGGGTTTTCACAGCGCACCGAAACGCACCGCAACGCGCCGCACCACCGGCGTATCTGGAGGCTCAGATGATCGTTGGCATCCTGAAGGAGATCAAGAAGGAAGAAAACCGCGTCGCCATGACCCCCGCCGGAGTCGAGGTGATGGTGCATGCCGGGCACACCCTGCTGGTGGAAAAGAACGCCGGCGCGGGCAGCGGCTTTGCCGACGAAGCCTACGTGGAAGCGGGCGCCACCATCGTGGCTACCCCTGCCGAAATTTACGCCAAATCCGACATGGTCATGCACGTCAAGGAGCCGCAGGCGTCCGAATACGGCATGATCCGCCCCGGCCAGATCGTGTTCACCTACCTGCACCTGGCCGCCGACGAACCGCAGACCCAGGCCCTGCTGAAGAGCGGTGCGGTGTGCATCGCCTACGAAACCATCCAGAAGGCCGACGGCAGCCTGCCCCTGCTCACCCCCATGAGTGAAGTGGCCGGCCGCATGGCCATCCAGCAGGGCGCCAAGTACCTGGAAATGGCCCAGGGCGGTAACGGCGTGCTGCTGGGCGGCGTGCCCGGCGTGGACCCCGGCACCGTGGTGGTCATCGGCGGCGGCGTGGTGGGTACCCACGCGGCCCGCATGGCCTGCGGCCTGGGCGCCAAGGTGTACATCCTGGACATGAGCCTGGACCGCCTGCGCCACCTCAGCGAAGTGATGCCCTCCAACTGCTTCCCGCTCATGTCGTCCCCGGCCACCGTGCGCAAGCTGGTGCGCGAGGCCGACGTGGTGGTGGGCGCGGTGCTGGTTACCGGCGCCAAGGCCCCCAAGCTGGTCACCCGCGACATGCTGAAGACCATGAAGCCGGGCTCGGTGCTGGTGGACGTGGCCATCGACCAGGGCGGCTGCTTCGAAACCTCCAAGGCGACCACCCATACCGACCCCACCTTCGTGGTGGACGGCGTGGTGCACTACTGCGTGGCCAACATGCCCGGCGCGGTGGCCAAGACGTCCACCCTGGCCCTGACCAACGCCACCCTGCCCTACGCGCTGACCATCGCCAACAAGGGCTGGAAGCGCGCCATGCAGGACAATTGCGAAATCGCCAAGGGCGCCAACGTCATCGATGGCAAGATCACCTTCAAGGGCGTGGCCGAGGCCTTTGGCCTGGACTACGTTTCCGTGGATACCTTCCTGAATTAGTCCCCTTCGGGGCGGACTTCATGCTGCACCTCCGCGCGGGGCCGGGCGGACCGCCCGCCGCCCGGCCCGCGCACCGCATTTCCCCGACTCCGGCCTTTGCATTCCCGGCCCCCGCGAGTGTTCGTCGCATTCGCGGTAAAGGCCCGCCCTACGGGGGGCGGGCCTTTTTTGTTGGCGGGGCAAGGGCAAGAACAGGGGTATGACGACGGGGGCTGCGGGCGCAGCGGTCAGGGTGCCATGGCAGGGAACGCCACGGGATGGCGACAGGCACTGGCGCGGGGCGCAATGCCCTGCCCCCGGCCATGGCAGGCCCTGCTGGCGGACGCCGCACCCGGGTTGCAAGCCTGTGCGCCATTGCCGGTTTCCGCACGGCAGGCCGGTGCGAACACGGGGCCTGTCCGGGGTGTGGGGGCACGGACGCGGTCCCCACCTCCCCCGCGCGCACCACGCAAAACCGCCCGGACCTTGCGGTCCGGGCGGTATCGTTTGCGTTCAGGCTGGCGGATCGGCCTGTCGCCGGGTGGGCACCCGGCAACGGGGCGCTAGGCCACCGGGTTGCCGGTGCGGATGCGCAGCCCCTTGGCCACGTCCATCACGAAGACCACGCCGTCGCCTTCCTTGCCGGTGCGGGCACCTTCGGTCACCGCTTCCAGGGCGGCGGCCTCCAGTTCGTCCTTGATGCCGATCTCGATGCGCACCTTCTTCAGCAGGTTCACTTCGCTGACCACGCCGCGGTAGGTTTCGGTGTAGCCTTTCTGGCGACCGGCCCCCAGGATGTTGGTGACCGACATGCTGTAGATCTGCCGGGCGTACAGGGCCTGCTTCACGGCGGTCAGGCGCTCGGGCCGGACGTATGCGATGATGAGTTTCATGGTGTTATCCCCCTGCCCTTACTCGTTGGAGAAGATCTGGAAGCCGCTGTAGGCTTCGGAGCCGTGTTCGGTGATGTCGAGGCCCTTCAGTTCCTCTTCGGCGGGCACGCGCACGCCCATGGTCATCTTGAGCACGCTGAACAGGATGAACCCGGTGCCGAAGGCCCACGCAAAGGCCGCGGCCACGCCGATGGCCTGGGTGACCAGCTGGCCCGCGCCACCGCCGTAGAACAGGCCGGTGATGGTGCCGTAGCCGGGGGCGGCGAACAGACCCACCATCAGCGTGCCGTAGGCGCCGCACACGCCGTGCACCGAAATGGCGCCCACGGGATCGTCGATCTTCAGCACCTGGTCGATG containing:
- a CDS encoding LysE family translocator, whose protein sequence is MTIHSLAALAVALFILAITPGPGVFAVLSAALGRGLPTALALTAGIICGDLIFLLLAMAGLTVLAESMGDLFLVVRLGGAAYLIWLGIGLWRGAGTARPMAVPEGAASDDATSHTGIAPLPTPTPLRLLRTVCGGLALTLGNPKVIVFYVGFLPTFVDLRTLDATGAALVAATTVAVVGCVLGGYAVMAARARRMLSTPRATRLLHRGAGAVMVGTGAAIATR
- a CDS encoding PaaI family thioesterase, translating into MSATPSATPPAAHAAATSGSGTPASPLAPASGDDMEHVRRFIAERDMFARHLGIEITEVARGYARAVMPMDAHHRNGVGMAHGGAIFAVADLAFAVACNTRGRVSVNLNTSISFLAPGKCGPLTAEAREISAARRVATYEIRITDGEGTLIAICQATAYSKDQPVPGMASAGESRSAD
- a CDS encoding sigma 54-interacting transcriptional regulator; the encoded protein is MKLRMECIFRDRVGIVSDLSSLLAGQALSIVSMEVERRPGSPATALATDSAPAPSPGPSSALSAGPSPGMDRAFVYLEADSSRDVDRAALFETLGRIPDLLEFRIVETLPAEERANRFLVLLDNLRDGVLSIDAEGRVTSINKVAREAYGCTGTPGAPASPASPTSPTGPTGAGTTGTSPAADLSGLPLDALGLPDRGILDCLSGRELVDAKREVATPGGGRLQFFVTRRPIRDGEGRIIGAVEVARDMREIRKLARSITEPAQVTFGDIVGQHPAIGFAISFARRVATTDSIIAIRGESGTGKELFARAIHTASMRQGPFVPVNCAALPEQLLESELFGYEAGAFTGGRREGKPGLFETARGGTVLLDEIGDMPLASQAKMLRVMQEGSVRRVGGTAEVPVDVRIITATNRTLERLVEEGRFRQDLYYRINVLPIHIPPLKERPEDITVLAEHFLLGLAARLGGPVRSLSPGALARLAGHHWPGNVRELKNVVERAAILCPDEVVGARFILFAHELEGGLFGESARLADGVADTVADAAALASGHEHHGGGEGRLKDMIAVFEKRIIVDAVAAAGSVRKAARKLGISHTALLDKLRRHGVKPV
- the ald gene encoding alanine dehydrogenase — its product is MIVGILKEIKKEENRVAMTPAGVEVMVHAGHTLLVEKNAGAGSGFADEAYVEAGATIVATPAEIYAKSDMVMHVKEPQASEYGMIRPGQIVFTYLHLAADEPQTQALLKSGAVCIAYETIQKADGSLPLLTPMSEVAGRMAIQQGAKYLEMAQGGNGVLLGGVPGVDPGTVVVIGGGVVGTHAARMACGLGAKVYILDMSLDRLRHLSEVMPSNCFPLMSSPATVRKLVREADVVVGAVLVTGAKAPKLVTRDMLKTMKPGSVLVDVAIDQGGCFETSKATTHTDPTFVVDGVVHYCVANMPGAVAKTSTLALTNATLPYALTIANKGWKRAMQDNCEIAKGANVIDGKITFKGVAEAFGLDYVSVDTFLN
- a CDS encoding P-II family nitrogen regulator translates to MKLIIAYVRPERLTAVKQALYARQIYSMSVTNILGAGRQKGYTETYRGVVSEVNLLKKVRIEIGIKDELEAAALEAVTEGARTGKEGDGVVFVMDVAKGLRIRTGNPVA